The DNA region CGCGGAGGAAGCGGGCGGCAGCCGCGCGGCGATGATCCTGACTTTCAAGATGATGCTCCGCGAAGCGCAGGACTATGCCAAAGCCCCCGCCAGCTATGACGGCCGCTCGAAGGATGCATTACTCAACCGTGTCGATGCCGAAGCCCTGGTCCCGGTCGTCAGCGGCACGATGCCGTTGATGGTCCATGCCGAAAGCGCGCGCGACATCCTCGCCGTGCTGGCCCTGCGCCAGGATTTCCCGGCGTTGAAGCTGATCCTGGCGGGCGCGACCGAAGGCTGGATGGTTGCCGCACAGATCGCCGCGGCCAAGGTGCCGGTCATCACCGCTGGGCTGGAAGACCTGCCCTCCAGCTTCGAAAAACTCGCCGCAACGCAAAGCAATGTCGGCCGCATGGTGAAGGCAGGCGTCAGCGTCTCCATGGGGATGCTCACCGGCGACGACGCCCTGCAACTGCGCGCCGCGACCCAGCAGGCGGGCAATATGGTCGCGCTTCTAAAAGTGCCCGGCGCGACCGGCCTCAGCTGGGGCCAGGCGCTTCGCACCATCACCGCCGCTCCCGCCGAAGCGATGGGCCTTGGCGACCGCATCGGATCGCTCAAGGCCGGCAAGGCGGGCGACGTGGTGATCTGGGACGGCGACCCCCTGGAAATGACCTCCGCCCCGATCGCCGTCTGGATCGACGGCATCGCCCAACCCTTGGACGACCGCCAGACCAAACTCCGCGACCGCTACGCCACCCCGCAGGAAGGCGCGCTGCCCAAGGCCTATGAATGGTAAAAGGGAAGGGGGGCTTCGGCCCCCTTGTCTTTGGGCATGAGAGAAATTGCCGGTCAAAAGCGGCGACCCAAAATCTGAGCGGCCCCTCCTTCTCCCCTCCCTGTAAGGGAGGGGCCGGGGGTGGGTGCGCCACAAAGCGGCGCTCTGCCGCTTCGCTTCGCGCATGCCCGCTTGGAAGAGCAGGGCTTATGCTTCGCTTCCGCCCCTACACGTTACCCGGTAGCGAACAGACTTGCTGAAAGCTATCGCGCCCGAAATGATCAATGTTGGTTGCTCCGAAAGCATTTAACGGAGATGTGCAAAATCAATACTAAGACACAGCGGATATTATTCCATTTTTCTTAGCAAAAAATGTCTAAAAAAATGGCATATTATAACAATTACTCCAAATGTAATAAATAATATTCCAATCCAGAGAAGAAGTATTATATCATTGTATCTTGATAAAGTATATGACCCTATCAAAAATGAAAACAATGAAGAAA from Sphingobium sp. HWE2-09 includes:
- a CDS encoding amidohydrolase family protein, with product MLALATTTPALAQSLAITGATLAIGDGSEPIKNGTVVIAAGKVVAAGAGVAIPAGVKTIDAGGKWVTPGIVSGFSRVGLAEVPAVRETNDTRAAKSPFSAAIDVAPVINPLANPIAISRTAGVTRAVVAPATAASIFAGQGAVVDLGADMNPITKARAFQYVEMGEAGAEEAGGSRAAMILTFKMMLREAQDYAKAPASYDGRSKDALLNRVDAEALVPVVSGTMPLMVHAESARDILAVLALRQDFPALKLILAGATEGWMVAAQIAAAKVPVITAGLEDLPSSFEKLAATQSNVGRMVKAGVSVSMGMLTGDDALQLRAATQQAGNMVALLKVPGATGLSWGQALRTITAAPAEAMGLGDRIGSLKAGKAGDVVIWDGDPLEMTSAPIAVWIDGIAQPLDDRQTKLRDRYATPQEGALPKAYEW